In Ipomoea triloba cultivar NCNSP0323 chromosome 15, ASM357664v1, one genomic interval encodes:
- the LOC116006635 gene encoding putative tRNA (cytidine(32)/guanosine(34)-2'-O)-methyltransferase, whose protein sequence is MGKASRDKRDIYYRKAKEEGWRARSAFKLLQIDEEFNIFEGVKHVVDLCAAPGSWSQVLSRKLYLPAKLSPDSTDNDLPLIVAIDLQPMAPIEGVIQVQGDITNARTAEVVIRHFDGCKADLVVCDGAPDVTGLHDMDEFVQSQLILAGLTIVTHILKSGGKFIAKIFRGKDTSLLYCQLKLFFTEVTFAKPKSSRNSSIEAFAVCENYSPPEGFNEKDLYRLLEKVGSPSGVEDLDCSSGWLEGPNKVYIPFLACGDLSGYDSDRSYPLPKSADGTYQSLDPVQPPIAPPYKRALEMKKAQSQGVRDLEKLSLGP, encoded by the exons ATGGGAAAAGCTTCAAGGGATAAAAGG GACATTTATTATCGGAAAGCTAAAGAGGAAGGGTGGCGTGCAAGGAGTGCCTTTAAACTCCTTCAGATTGATGAGGAGTTTAACATATTTGAAG GGGTGAAACATGTCGTGGACTTGTGTGCAGCTCCTGGTAGCTGGAGTCAG GTTTTGAGCCGGAAATTGTATCTCCCAGCAAAGCTGTCCCCAGATTCAAC GGACAATGATCTCCCACTTATTGTAGCCATTGATTTGCAGCCAATGGCTCCAATTGAAGGTGTGATTCAAGTACAGGGTGATATAACAAATGCTAGAACAGCTGAAGTG GTAATTAGACATTTTGATGGATGCAAAGCTGACCTGGTTGTTTGTGATGGTGCACCTGATG TTACCGGACTCCATGATATGGATGAATTTGTTCAGTCCCAACTCATATTGGCA GGTTTGACAATAGTTACTCACATACTAAAAAGTGGTGGAAAGTTCATAGCAAAAATTTTTCGAGGGAAAGATACAAGCCTTCTTTATTGTCAG CTAAAACTTTTTTTCACTGAAGTTACTTTTGCTAAGCCCAAAAGCAGTCGTAATTCAAGTATAG AAGCATTTGCTGTCTGTGAGAACTATTCTCCTCCTGAAGGATTTAATGAGAAAGACCTGTATCGTCTCCTTGAGAAGGTTGGAAGTCCATCTGGTGTAGAGGATCTAG ATTGTAGTAGTGGATGGCTGGAAGGACCAAATAAGGTGTATATCCCATTCTTGGCTTGTGGAGACCTCAGCGGGTATGACTCTGACCGCTCATATCCCCTTCCAAAAAGTGCAGATGGAACTTATCAGAGCTTAGATCCTGTACAACCTCCAATTGCACCCCCTTACAAGAGAGCTCTCGAAATGAAGAAAGCTCAAAGCCAGGGTGTCCGGGATCTCGAGAAGCTTTCCCTTGGCCCCTAA
- the LOC116006636 gene encoding josephin-like protein: MSKRVIFSPEGEYERAVKVGRNKERVTTPVWSFKFPQKSSLFMPARFLKSLGAKMSKAVRLMSSSNRKRSSRKVSSASSLVRSRSYAETLVDSQRAEAIEDCIEFLNSSSSLPRSSSVSSSF; encoded by the coding sequence ATGAGCAAGAGAGTGATTTTCAGCCCAGAAGGCGAATACGAAAGAGCAGTAAAAGTTGGGAGAAACAAGGAGAGGGTGACAACACCAGTGTGGAGCTTCAAATTCCCCCAGAAGTCTTCACTGTTTATGCCGGCCAGATTTCTCAAGAGCTTAGGAGCCAAGATGTCGAAAGCCGTCCGTTTGATGTCGAGTTCTAATAGGAAGAGATCGTCGCGTAAAGTTTCTTCTGCTAGTAGCTTGGTAAGGTCCAGGTCTTATGCAGAAACGCTGGTTGATTCCCAGAGAGCTGAGGCTATTGAGGATTGCATTGAGTTCTTGAACTCTTCTTCGTCTTTGCCCAGATCAAGCTCGGTTTCCAGTTCTTTTTAA
- the LOC116006065 gene encoding protein FLUORESCENT IN BLUE LIGHT, chloroplastic-like isoform X2 — MRIMVVQQGLLPRRSLCRHAASSSSFSIPKTHTAKPNLVTISATLAPLSDRQLKNEQGMAVERNSKKSTEWKIFPFMLRPATLIVANALMIVTPLEALAETCEVEKSDFSMPLLLFVSLIGAAVGGLLARQRKGELKRLNEQLLQINAALKRQAKIESYAPSLSYAPAGARIPESEVIVDPRKEQLLSCLRSGKSFLRNQGPKQAFSEFKKALDLAKDLKDSIEEKKAARGLGASLQRQGKYREAIKYHSMVLDISEREKEDSGNTEAYGAIADCYTELGDLERAAKYYDQYISRLQSD, encoded by the exons ATGAGGATCATGGTGGTGCAGCAAGGGCTTCTGCCGAGGAGGAGTCTTTGCCGTCATGCtgcttcttcatcttccttttcCATCCCCAAAACCCACACTGCAAAACCCAATTTGGTCACCATCTCTGCAACACTCGCCCCTCTAAGCGATAGGCAGCTCAAGAATGAGCAGGGAATGGCTGTGGAAAGAAATTCCAAAAAATCTACCGAATGG AAAATATTTCCATTTATGTTACGCCCAGCAACACTGATTGTTGCTAATGCATTGATGATAGTTACACCTCTAGAAGCGCTGGCGGAAACATGTGAAGTAGAAAAATCTGATTTTAGCATGCCCTTGCTGCTCTTTGTATCTCTAATCGGGGCCGCAGTTGGAG GGTTACTTGCACGCCAGAGGAAAGGAGAACTGAAGCGGTTGAATGAACAACTGCTTCAGATCAATGCGGCATTAAAAAGGCAAGCTAAAATCGAATCTTATGCACCAAGCTTGAGTTACGCTCCAGCTGGTGCAAGAATACCAGAAAGCGAAGTGATTGTTGATCCAAGGAAAGAGCAGCTACTATCTTGTCTTAGAAGCGGAAAGAGTTTCTTGAGAAACCAAGGCCCAAAGCAAGCATTTTCGGAGTTTAAGAAAGCCCTTGATCTTGCCAAAGATCTTAAAGATTCAATAGAGGAGAAGAAGGCTGCAAGGGGTTTAG GTGCATCACTGCAAAGGCAGGGAAAGTATCGGGAAGCCATCAAATACCATTCTATGGTTCTCGACATTTCAGAACGGGAGAAAGAGGACTCTGGGAATACCGAAGCTTATGGAGCAATAGCTGACTGCTACACCGAGCTTGGTGATCTGGAGCGAGCTGCAAAGTACTATGATCAATATATTTCGAGGTTACAGTCAGATTGA
- the LOC116006065 gene encoding protein FLUORESCENT IN BLUE LIGHT, chloroplastic-like isoform X1, with translation MRIMVVQQGLLPRRSLCRHAASSSSFSIPKTHTAKPNLVTISATLAPLSDRQLKNEQGMAVERNSKKSTEWVPVEIKKIFPFMLRPATLIVANALMIVTPLEALAETCEVEKSDFSMPLLLFVSLIGAAVGGLLARQRKGELKRLNEQLLQINAALKRQAKIESYAPSLSYAPAGARIPESEVIVDPRKEQLLSCLRSGKSFLRNQGPKQAFSEFKKALDLAKDLKDSIEEKKAARGLGASLQRQGKYREAIKYHSMVLDISEREKEDSGNTEAYGAIADCYTELGDLERAAKYYDQYISRLQSD, from the exons ATGAGGATCATGGTGGTGCAGCAAGGGCTTCTGCCGAGGAGGAGTCTTTGCCGTCATGCtgcttcttcatcttccttttcCATCCCCAAAACCCACACTGCAAAACCCAATTTGGTCACCATCTCTGCAACACTCGCCCCTCTAAGCGATAGGCAGCTCAAGAATGAGCAGGGAATGGCTGTGGAAAGAAATTCCAAAAAATCTACCGAATGGGTACCAGTAGAAATCAAA AAAATATTTCCATTTATGTTACGCCCAGCAACACTGATTGTTGCTAATGCATTGATGATAGTTACACCTCTAGAAGCGCTGGCGGAAACATGTGAAGTAGAAAAATCTGATTTTAGCATGCCCTTGCTGCTCTTTGTATCTCTAATCGGGGCCGCAGTTGGAG GGTTACTTGCACGCCAGAGGAAAGGAGAACTGAAGCGGTTGAATGAACAACTGCTTCAGATCAATGCGGCATTAAAAAGGCAAGCTAAAATCGAATCTTATGCACCAAGCTTGAGTTACGCTCCAGCTGGTGCAAGAATACCAGAAAGCGAAGTGATTGTTGATCCAAGGAAAGAGCAGCTACTATCTTGTCTTAGAAGCGGAAAGAGTTTCTTGAGAAACCAAGGCCCAAAGCAAGCATTTTCGGAGTTTAAGAAAGCCCTTGATCTTGCCAAAGATCTTAAAGATTCAATAGAGGAGAAGAAGGCTGCAAGGGGTTTAG GTGCATCACTGCAAAGGCAGGGAAAGTATCGGGAAGCCATCAAATACCATTCTATGGTTCTCGACATTTCAGAACGGGAGAAAGAGGACTCTGGGAATACCGAAGCTTATGGAGCAATAGCTGACTGCTACACCGAGCTTGGTGATCTGGAGCGAGCTGCAAAGTACTATGATCAATATATTTCGAGGTTACAGTCAGATTGA
- the LOC116006142 gene encoding sulfoquinovosyl transferase SQD2-like, producing the protein MTITEHRDEQEESPPPLLEADMSSGPRRIALFIEPSPFSYVSGYKNRFQNFIKYLREMGDEVMVVTTHAGLPEEFYGARLVGSQSFPCPLYRNVPLSLALSPRIISEVVKFKPDIIHSTSPGIMVFGALIIAKLSCIPIVMSYHTHVPVYIPRYTFSWLVQPMWLIIKFLHRAADLTLVPSAAIAKDLEAHKVTEANRIRLWDKGVDSESFHPRHCSHEMRLRLSNGEPDKPLIIHVGRLGVEKNLDFLRRVMDRLPDARIAFIGDGPYREELEKMFSGMPAVFTGMLLGEDLSQAYASGDVFVMPSESETLGLVVLEAMSSGLPVVAARAGGIPEIIPEEQQGKIGYLYNPGDLDDCLNKLELLLWSPELRETMGKAAREEMEKYDWRAATIRIRNEHYSSAIWFWRKKRALLLRPFQWLFKCFFPGT; encoded by the exons ATGACCATTACAGAGCATAGAGATGAACAGGAGGAAAGCCCTCCTCCTTTGCTTGAAGCTGATATGAGTTCAGGGCCTAGGCGTATTGCTCTCTTTATTGAGCCTTCTCCTTTCTC TTATGTATCGGGTTATAAGAATCGATTCCAGAATTTCATCAAATATCTACGCGAAATGGGAGATGAG GTAATGGTTGTGACAACACATGCAGGGTTGCCTGAAGAATTCTATGGAGCAAGACTAGTAGGATCACAGAG CTTCCCCTGTCCCTTGTACCGAAACGTGCCTCTTTCACTCGCTCTCAGCCCTAGAATAATCTCTGAAGTTGTCAAATTTAAGCCTGACATTATACATTCCACTTCCCCTGGTATCATG GTATTTGGTGCTCTCATTATTGCGAAACTCTCGTGCATCCCCATTGTCATGTCTTATCACACACACGTTCCAGT ATACATTCCAAGATACACCTTTAGTTGGCTGGTCCAACCTATGTGGTTAATTATAA AATTTCTTCACAGGGCAGCTGATCTTACACTTGTGCCATCTGCTGCTATTGCAAAAGATCTGGAAGCTCACAAGGTAACAGAAG CTAACAGAATCCGTTTATGGGACAAAGGGGTTGATTCCGAGAGCTTCCATCCCCGACATTGCTCACATGAAATGAGATTGAGACTTAG CAATGGGGAACCTGACAAGCCATTGATAATCCATGTTGGACGACTTGGGGTTGAGAAGAATTTGGATTTCCTTAGAAG GGTTATGGATAGGCTTCCAGATGCTCGGATTGCTTTTATCGGGGATGGACCATACAG AGAGGAGCTGGAGAAGATGTTCTCTGGCATGCCTGCAGTGTTTACTGGTATGCTACTCGGGGAAGATCTTTCTCAGGCATACGCCAGTGGAGATGTTTTTGTCATGCCTTCAGAGTCCGAGACGCTTGGACTCGTTGTTTTAGAGGCCATGTCGTCTGGACTCCCCGTGGTGGCTGCTCGTGCAGGGGGGATCCCGGAAATTATTCCAGAAGAACAGCAAGGCAAGATCGGGTACTTGTACAATCCCGGGGATCTTGATGACTGTTTGAATAAACTGGAGCTTCTTCTGTGGAGCCCTGAATTGCGAGAAACAATGGGAAAAGCTGCACGCGAGGAGATGGAGAAGTATGACTGGAGGGCAGCGACGATAAGGATTCGCAATGAACATTACAGCTCTGCAATCTGGTTCTGGAGAAAAAAGAGAGCTCTTTTGCTTAGGCCATTCCAATGGCTATTTAAGTGTTTTTTTCCAGGCACCTGA